From the Longimicrobium sp. genome, the window CTACCTGCGCCGCGGTGGAACGCGACCCTGAACGCGTGAGCGGAGCCTGGGTCTTCCGCGGCACGCGCGTGCCCGTCGCAGCCCTCTTCGAGAACCTGGAAGACGGAGTTCCGGTCGGTGAGTTCGTGGAGCTCTTCCCCGGTGTGACTCTGGAACAGGCGCGCGCAGTGCTGGAACACATCGCTCGAAGCGCTCTTGCGGCGGCGTAAGTGCGCGTCCTCTTCGATCAGGGCACTCCGCGCCACTCCGGAAGCTTCTGCCGGAGCACGAGGTGGCCACTGCGTACGAGCGTGGCTGGTCCACGCTCACGAACGGCGAGTTGCTCGTCGCGGCCGAGGTCCAGGGCTTCGAAGTACTGGTCACCACCGACACGAATCTCAAGTACCAGCAGAACCTCGCTTCG encodes:
- a CDS encoding DUF433 domain-containing protein; this encodes MIDWSTCAAVERDPERVSGAWVFRGTRVPVAALFENLEDGVPVGEFVELFPGVTLEQARAVLEHIARSALAAA